The following coding sequences are from one Pseudonocardia sp. EC080619-01 window:
- a CDS encoding thioesterase II family protein: MTTTATEESLWVRCFHPAPERPVQLVCFPHAGGSASFYFPVSAQLQSDAEVFAVQYPGRQDRRREISPGDLHTLADQVHAALRDSLQDRPTVFFGHSMGATLAFEVARRHEAGGGEIAHLFASGRRAPSRVRDENVHRLTDEGIVEELTLLAGTDTALLGDEEILRMILPAIRSDYQAIETYRCAPGATVRAPLTVLTGDSDPKTSHDEAESWRDHTTGPFDLHVRPGGHFFLGSDAPAIIAMLRKVLTTLA, encoded by the coding sequence ATGACGACGACCGCCACCGAGGAGAGCCTCTGGGTCCGGTGCTTCCACCCGGCGCCGGAGCGACCCGTCCAGCTCGTGTGCTTCCCGCACGCGGGCGGCTCGGCCTCGTTCTACTTCCCGGTCTCCGCGCAGTTGCAGTCCGACGCCGAGGTGTTCGCGGTGCAGTACCCGGGCCGCCAGGACCGGCGCCGCGAGATCAGCCCCGGCGACCTCCACACGCTCGCCGACCAGGTCCACGCCGCACTGCGCGACTCCCTGCAGGACCGCCCCACGGTCTTCTTCGGACACAGCATGGGCGCGACACTGGCGTTCGAGGTCGCCCGCCGGCACGAGGCGGGCGGCGGCGAGATCGCCCACCTGTTCGCCTCCGGGCGGCGCGCCCCGTCCCGCGTCCGGGACGAGAACGTGCACCGGCTGACCGACGAGGGCATCGTCGAGGAGCTCACGCTGCTGGCGGGCACCGACACCGCGCTGCTCGGTGACGAGGAGATCCTCCGGATGATCCTCCCCGCGATCCGCAGCGACTACCAGGCGATCGAGACCTACCGCTGCGCGCCCGGGGCCACCGTCCGCGCGCCGCTGACCGTCCTCACCGGGGACAGCGACCCCAAGACCTCCCACGACGAGGCGGAGTCCTGGCGCGACCACACGACCGGACCGTTCGACCTGCACGTCCGCCCGGGCGGGCACTTCTTCCTCGGCTCCGACGCCCCGGCGATCATCGCGATGCTCCGGAAGGTCCTCACCACCCTGGCATGA
- a CDS encoding tetratricopeptide repeat protein has product MSDATDLRERLVGRGTESDRLASAGTGAAAGTHTARLLVGPPGIGKSALLDAFCAGVPAGVRTARARGRERTSDISFAVVRDLFRDLVPGDATEDPDLFEGGARWSVSALDEGSAGAEPDNLYPVLHGLYWLTANLTARSPLVLVVDDLQWCDDASLAFVGFLLRRSVGLPLGVVLASRTDGAGALPERLAEVGAQVGAALTEVRPLDRSGVGRLAAARSGGGAGGAGGTVPELPQAPLLDALTEASGGNPLLVEQLVAELGPATGEGATDRVHRLGREVIDSLVERHVFDAPPHVRAVASAVAVVGAEQTAVLATLSGVPAGSVVDAVGTLARTEVFAPDRSDFRHDLLRSAVLRGLPGDELDDLRRRGARVLSDAGRPAEVVAAVLLVLPGAGEPWMIDVLLEAADAAAHRGARPAVARYLEPVVAARPGDIGVRTRLAAALGQNEPERAVAHLRDALDRAADLPSRAQVAVQLAMTSLAVQQAPRAVRVLEDVLDTMDRELPSDPGPGATELRTHVEAALLVVGLDEKKTVAATIDRMGRMATPAGRTPAERQKLAMMTVTRAMDGEDAPATVDLARRVLLVDEATLGGWAVLASSLVLRLADEVDESTAVLDRLVAQSREQASAWTYSLAVGTRATNHVVVGDLAEGEADARTALDIAEQEAWRGNTVVPTIALANVRHLQGDPEAALTLLDGIVRPRLEDFAWEYHDYLMARAGATADTGDTDRALATYRRCGDSLEAAGIANPVLAPWWLHAAVLLAGSGRAHEAHGIVERGADRARRWGTARGRGLALVARGVVTPGRGGTDLLGEAVAVLEGSPARTELILAHHLLGRAMLDAEYPEAAREELRQAATLAARCGALRAATAARELLVQAGGRMRPPTGSPLDPLTSAERRVVALAAEGARNREIAEALFVTLRTVEVHLTSAFRKLGVPDRAALAGIVGAARTRLG; this is encoded by the coding sequence ATGTCCGACGCCACCGATCTCCGCGAGCGCCTGGTGGGCCGCGGGACCGAGTCGGACCGGCTGGCGTCGGCCGGCACCGGGGCCGCCGCCGGCACGCACACCGCACGGCTGCTCGTCGGCCCGCCCGGGATCGGCAAGTCGGCCCTGCTGGACGCGTTCTGCGCGGGCGTCCCGGCGGGCGTGCGGACCGCGCGCGCCCGGGGCCGGGAACGGACGTCGGACATCTCGTTCGCGGTGGTCCGCGACCTCTTCCGTGACCTCGTGCCCGGTGACGCCACCGAGGACCCGGACCTGTTCGAGGGCGGCGCCCGGTGGAGCGTCTCCGCGCTCGACGAGGGCTCCGCCGGCGCCGAGCCGGACAACCTCTACCCGGTGCTGCACGGCCTCTACTGGCTGACCGCGAACCTCACCGCCCGGTCCCCGCTGGTCCTGGTCGTGGACGACCTGCAGTGGTGCGACGACGCGTCGCTGGCCTTCGTCGGGTTCCTGCTGCGGCGGTCGGTGGGCCTCCCGCTCGGGGTGGTGCTCGCCTCCCGCACCGACGGCGCGGGCGCGCTCCCGGAGCGGCTCGCCGAGGTCGGCGCCCAGGTCGGCGCCGCGCTGACGGAGGTGCGCCCGCTGGACCGGTCCGGCGTCGGCCGTCTCGCGGCGGCGCGCAGCGGAGGTGGCGCCGGCGGCGCCGGCGGCACGGTCCCCGAGCTGCCGCAGGCCCCGCTGCTCGACGCGCTGACCGAGGCGTCCGGCGGCAACCCGCTGCTGGTCGAGCAGCTCGTCGCCGAGCTCGGCCCGGCGACCGGCGAGGGCGCGACCGACCGGGTGCACCGGCTCGGCCGCGAGGTCATCGACAGCCTGGTCGAGCGGCACGTGTTCGACGCCCCGCCGCACGTCCGCGCCGTCGCGTCGGCGGTCGCGGTGGTGGGTGCCGAGCAGACGGCGGTGCTCGCCACGCTGTCGGGGGTGCCCGCCGGCTCGGTCGTCGACGCGGTCGGGACGCTGGCCCGGACGGAGGTGTTCGCCCCGGACCGCTCCGACTTCCGGCACGACCTGCTGCGCTCCGCGGTGCTGCGCGGGCTCCCCGGCGACGAGCTCGACGACCTGCGCCGGCGCGGGGCGCGGGTGCTCAGCGACGCGGGCCGCCCGGCCGAGGTGGTGGCCGCCGTCCTGCTCGTCCTGCCCGGCGCCGGCGAGCCCTGGATGATCGACGTCCTGCTGGAGGCGGCGGACGCGGCCGCGCACCGCGGCGCCCGCCCCGCCGTCGCCCGCTACCTGGAACCGGTGGTCGCGGCACGGCCCGGCGACATCGGCGTCCGCACCCGGCTGGCCGCGGCGCTGGGCCAGAACGAGCCGGAGCGGGCCGTCGCGCACCTGCGCGACGCGCTCGACCGGGCCGCCGACCTGCCGTCGCGTGCGCAGGTCGCGGTGCAGCTGGCCATGACGTCGCTGGCGGTGCAGCAGGCGCCCCGCGCGGTCCGGGTGCTGGAGGACGTCCTGGACACGATGGACCGCGAGCTCCCGTCCGACCCCGGCCCCGGGGCGACCGAGCTGCGCACGCACGTCGAGGCCGCGCTGCTGGTCGTCGGGCTCGACGAGAAGAAGACCGTGGCCGCGACGATCGACCGGATGGGCCGGATGGCCACGCCCGCCGGCCGCACCCCCGCCGAGCGCCAGAAGCTCGCGATGATGACGGTGACCAGGGCGATGGACGGCGAGGACGCGCCCGCCACCGTGGATCTCGCGCGCCGGGTGCTGCTCGTCGACGAGGCCACCCTCGGCGGCTGGGCGGTGCTGGCGTCGTCGCTGGTGCTGCGGCTGGCCGACGAGGTCGACGAGTCGACGGCGGTGCTCGACCGGCTCGTCGCGCAGAGCCGCGAGCAGGCATCGGCCTGGACCTACAGCCTCGCCGTGGGGACCCGCGCGACCAACCACGTCGTCGTCGGCGACCTGGCCGAGGGCGAGGCCGACGCCCGGACGGCGCTCGACATCGCCGAGCAGGAGGCCTGGCGGGGCAACACCGTGGTGCCGACGATCGCCCTCGCGAACGTGCGCCACCTGCAGGGCGACCCGGAGGCGGCGCTCACCCTGCTCGACGGCATCGTCCGGCCCCGGCTGGAGGACTTCGCCTGGGAGTACCACGACTACCTGATGGCCCGGGCGGGGGCGACCGCCGACACCGGCGACACCGACCGGGCGCTCGCGACCTACCGGCGCTGCGGCGACAGCCTGGAGGCGGCCGGCATCGCGAACCCCGTCCTGGCGCCGTGGTGGCTGCACGCCGCCGTGCTCCTCGCCGGCAGCGGCCGCGCGCACGAGGCGCACGGGATCGTCGAGCGCGGCGCCGACCGGGCCCGGCGCTGGGGCACCGCCCGCGGGCGGGGGCTCGCGCTCGTCGCCCGCGGCGTGGTCACGCCGGGCCGGGGCGGTACGGACCTGCTCGGAGAGGCGGTCGCGGTCCTGGAGGGATCGCCCGCCCGGACCGAGCTGATCCTCGCCCACCACCTCCTCGGCCGGGCGATGCTCGACGCCGAGTACCCCGAGGCCGCCCGCGAGGAGCTGCGGCAGGCGGCGACCCTGGCCGCGCGGTGCGGGGCCCTCCGGGCGGCGACGGCGGCCCGCGAGCTGCTCGTGCAGGCAGGCGGCCGGATGCGCCCACCCACCGGGTCCCCGCTGGACCCGCTGACCAGCGCCGAACGCCGGGTGGTCGCCCTCGCCGCCGAGGGCGCCCGCAACCGCGAGATCGCGGAGGCGCTGTTCGTCACCCTGCGCACCGTGGAGGTCCATCTCACCAGCGCGTTCCGCAAGCTCGGCGTCCCCGACCGGGCCGCACTGGCCGGGATCGTCGGCGCGGCACGGACCCGCCTCGGATGA
- a CDS encoding AAA family ATPase has product MNERLLRERDAECTALDRALDALVAGSSPFVTVTGEPGTGRSALLRRASGRATARDVRVLTARAVPAESGYPLGVAHGLVGGLDPAPALPRSGPVGAGLLHEWCRAVLDAARTGPVLLVVDDLHWADDESRQWLQMLLRRRSEAPIGLLVALNGTHDGLGWATAPTAPSDVVLRTGPLSADAVRAVVTTEYGMLPDRVFAVLARRTTGGNPAVLAATLARLDRSESPTAAAVPELVRCAATARRDHVAGVLDGLPAALVDALRAAAVCGTEMAPVRERIGGTGPSTGGGTRAALAATGLVRGTDPELPADGTVTDAVLAGIDPERRRALFASAAGLAARAGLPEDRIARALLAAPALGEPWAAELLHRVATRHRAGNRHADAADVAERALQEPVPEQLRGALMVELALSRAHSAPGTAARVLARITLDTDLAASTHGARAVDLLLSDGEVGAARRALNIAVRRCPEDAPTRADLLSLSRLTDELGFEERAALRGPVGTAVAESDDGGPVARGTTAWALVLRCQDRDRATRLARAALAGPVGAAPAMPQVMAALTLDAAGCRGEAVDTMHHLLLEITRDRPVPPAVLAVSALVGLRAGDLDGARRDLRAAGDAPVSSDGADPLAGAARVLLHLAESDHAAAAAAAFAHPVAGRERPGSALLEYARGRVRAAEGRHREAIEMFMGCGRLLLDRGRVNPVLAQWRSAAATSLQACGTHAAARRMADDEHRLAVRWGAPGPIAVAEAALAGLDGDPTGTGGPERDGVRRAVRP; this is encoded by the coding sequence ATGAACGAGCGCCTGCTCCGCGAGCGCGACGCCGAGTGCACCGCCCTCGACCGCGCCCTCGACGCGCTGGTGGCCGGGTCGTCGCCGTTCGTCACCGTCACCGGCGAGCCCGGCACGGGCCGGTCGGCGCTGCTGCGGCGGGCGTCCGGGCGCGCCACGGCCCGCGACGTGCGCGTGCTGACCGCACGGGCCGTCCCCGCGGAGAGCGGGTACCCGCTCGGGGTGGCGCACGGCCTGGTCGGTGGCCTGGACCCGGCGCCCGCGCTGCCCCGGTCCGGCCCGGTCGGCGCCGGGCTCCTGCACGAGTGGTGCCGCGCCGTCCTCGACGCCGCCCGCACCGGACCGGTACTGCTGGTCGTCGACGACCTGCACTGGGCCGACGACGAGTCCCGGCAGTGGCTGCAGATGCTGCTGCGGCGCCGGAGCGAGGCGCCGATCGGGCTGCTGGTCGCCCTCAACGGCACGCACGACGGCCTCGGCTGGGCCACCGCGCCCACCGCCCCGTCGGACGTCGTGCTGCGGACCGGTCCGCTGTCCGCCGACGCGGTCCGGGCCGTGGTCACCACCGAGTACGGGATGCTGCCCGACCGCGTGTTCGCCGTCCTCGCCCGCCGCACGACGGGCGGCAACCCGGCGGTGCTCGCGGCGACGCTGGCCCGGCTGGACCGCTCGGAGTCCCCGACCGCGGCCGCGGTGCCCGAACTGGTGCGGTGCGCCGCGACCGCCCGCCGCGACCACGTCGCCGGGGTGCTCGACGGCCTGCCCGCCGCGCTGGTCGACGCGCTGCGCGCCGCGGCGGTGTGCGGCACGGAGATGGCGCCGGTGCGGGAGCGGATCGGCGGGACGGGGCCGTCCACCGGGGGCGGGACGCGCGCCGCGCTGGCCGCCACCGGCCTGGTCCGCGGCACCGATCCCGAGCTGCCCGCCGACGGCACGGTCACCGACGCCGTCCTCGCCGGGATCGACCCCGAGCGGCGCCGCGCACTGTTCGCCTCCGCCGCCGGACTCGCCGCCCGGGCCGGTCTGCCCGAGGACCGCATCGCCCGCGCCCTGCTCGCCGCGCCCGCGCTCGGCGAGCCGTGGGCGGCGGAGCTGCTGCACCGGGTCGCCACCCGGCACCGGGCCGGGAACCGGCACGCCGACGCCGCCGACGTCGCCGAGCGCGCACTGCAGGAACCGGTACCGGAGCAGCTGCGCGGGGCGCTGATGGTGGAGCTGGCGCTGTCCCGTGCGCACAGCGCCCCCGGGACGGCGGCCCGGGTGCTCGCCCGGATCACCCTCGACACCGACCTGGCGGCGAGCACGCACGGGGCACGGGCGGTCGACCTGCTGCTGTCCGACGGCGAGGTCGGCGCGGCCCGGCGGGCGCTGAACATCGCCGTCCGGCGCTGCCCGGAGGACGCGCCGACCCGGGCGGACCTGCTGTCGTTGTCCCGGCTGACCGACGAGCTGGGTTTCGAGGAGCGCGCCGCGCTGCGCGGGCCGGTCGGTACCGCCGTCGCCGAGTCCGACGACGGCGGGCCCGTCGCCCGGGGCACCACGGCCTGGGCCCTCGTCCTGCGCTGCCAGGACCGGGACCGCGCCACCCGGCTCGCCCGCGCCGCCCTGGCCGGGCCGGTCGGCGCCGCCCCCGCGATGCCGCAGGTCATGGCGGCGCTCACCCTCGACGCCGCGGGCTGCCGCGGCGAGGCCGTCGACACGATGCACCACCTGCTGCTCGAGATCACCCGGGACCGGCCCGTGCCGCCCGCGGTGCTCGCCGTCTCCGCGCTCGTCGGGCTGCGGGCCGGCGACCTCGACGGAGCCCGGCGCGACCTGCGCGCGGCCGGCGACGCACCGGTCTCCTCGGACGGGGCCGATCCGCTCGCCGGTGCCGCCCGGGTGCTGCTGCACCTGGCGGAGTCCGACCACGCCGCGGCGGCCGCCGCCGCCTTCGCGCACCCGGTCGCCGGCCGGGAACGGCCCGGGTCCGCGCTGCTCGAGTACGCGCGCGGGCGGGTGCGGGCGGCCGAGGGACGCCACCGCGAGGCGATCGAGATGTTCATGGGGTGCGGGCGGCTGCTGCTGGACCGGGGCCGGGTCAACCCCGTGCTCGCGCAGTGGCGCTCCGCGGCGGCGACCTCGCTGCAGGCCTGCGGCACGCACGCGGCCGCCCGCCGGATGGCCGACGACGAGCACCGGCTCGCCGTCCGGTGGGGCGCGCCCGGCCCGATCGCGGTGGCCGAGGCCGCCCTGGCCGGCCTGGACGGGGACCCCACCGGCACCGGTGGACCCGAGCGGGACGGGGTGCGGCGTGCTGTACGACCGTGA
- a CDS encoding AAA family ATPase, with the protein MLYDRDPELRSLRDAVAGAADGRGAALVVGGGVGTGRTALLDAAAGAATGTGLTVLRAAAALVERDFEHGVARQLFDPMLAAAGRGTRSRWLAAGGGELPAALAAEPVDPPAPEVRHGRVRELQELLETVSAERPVLVLVDDLQWADTASLRWLNRLAARVPELPVALVGTVLHGDPGAGRALVRGLAGSATPLRTRPLGDAAVRGVVADRLGRDGEPEFVQACRDVSAGTPSVLHAVLDDVAATGGGPLAVHAGRVREALPAALRERFARCLRAQDDPARRYLGALAVLGTDADPAIVQRLADLDPHGLRTVQGQLAEQGLLSEDHTGFAHPLVREVATGPAERERLHLRAAWLLHETGHHVREVAVHLLAVAAPLDDWAVEVLRAAAHQATTAHRPDSADDHDGDPAAVRYLRRALLDSDVTGHERGVLLVELAAAERFTEPGTAVRHVSQALPLLASARDRATALTLIDPSTVRDATDPVRDAVRAADRDDRDVGGTGPAGDDGRAVTVRIRARARRLDEQRPEGLARSCALLREVIDAPDELLSTSAGRELVGVLLHAAALSGRVPAADVAHLGERLLRITPAREVRPPHGVPPGDGPRGLLVLALVAADRPRSLGTWLVPDPASPAAATADELALVLLAHGRPAEAAALPGGVLRERVPPASAAFHAALIAAAIEARVPALGPEPAGRPPGGGLVAHATHQLVRAAGALLGEQRDLALECFLDCGRHLEHLGWSNPALFPWRSWAARLLRRRGETTAALDWADEELALARAWGAPAALGRALRVRGSLVGGSAGEAQLREAVAVLGDSADTAGLGRAEIALGRHLAAAGDPAGEDLLRRGRRRVDEAGTGDAGAAGSAQAVAPAVEMPVRTDGADGPTGSDGSDGSAAAASAGPADVLTDAERQVVDRVVGGATNQMIAEELGVSRRAVEKRLTSAYRKLGVSGRTALPGAG; encoded by the coding sequence GTGCTGTACGACCGTGACCCCGAGCTGCGCAGCCTGCGCGACGCCGTCGCCGGCGCCGCCGACGGCCGCGGTGCCGCCCTCGTCGTCGGCGGCGGTGTCGGCACCGGTCGTACCGCCCTGCTCGACGCGGCGGCCGGTGCCGCGACCGGGACGGGCCTGACCGTCCTGCGGGCCGCGGCGGCGCTCGTCGAGCGCGACTTCGAGCACGGCGTCGCCCGGCAGCTCTTCGACCCGATGCTCGCCGCCGCCGGTCGTGGCACCCGCAGCCGGTGGCTGGCCGCGGGCGGCGGCGAGCTCCCCGCCGCGCTCGCCGCGGAGCCGGTCGACCCGCCGGCCCCGGAGGTCCGGCACGGCCGGGTGCGCGAGCTGCAGGAGCTGCTCGAGACCGTGAGCGCCGAGCGGCCGGTCCTGGTGCTGGTCGACGACCTGCAGTGGGCGGACACCGCGTCGTTGCGGTGGCTGAACCGGCTCGCCGCGCGCGTCCCGGAGCTGCCGGTCGCCCTCGTCGGCACCGTCCTGCACGGCGACCCGGGCGCGGGGCGGGCGCTGGTGCGCGGCCTGGCCGGGTCGGCCACGCCGTTGCGGACCCGCCCGCTGGGGGACGCCGCCGTCCGCGGGGTCGTCGCCGACCGCCTCGGCCGCGACGGCGAGCCGGAGTTCGTGCAGGCGTGCCGGGACGTCTCCGCGGGCACGCCGTCGGTGCTGCACGCCGTGCTCGACGACGTCGCCGCCACCGGCGGCGGCCCGCTCGCGGTGCACGCCGGCCGGGTGCGGGAGGCACTGCCCGCCGCCCTGCGCGAGCGGTTCGCCCGGTGCCTGCGGGCCCAGGACGACCCGGCCCGCCGGTACCTCGGCGCGCTCGCGGTGCTCGGGACCGACGCCGACCCGGCGATCGTGCAGCGCCTCGCCGACCTGGATCCCCACGGGCTCCGCACGGTGCAGGGACAGCTGGCCGAGCAGGGCCTGCTCAGCGAGGACCACACCGGGTTCGCGCACCCGCTCGTGCGGGAGGTCGCGACCGGACCGGCCGAGCGGGAGCGGCTGCACCTGCGCGCGGCGTGGCTGCTGCACGAGACGGGGCACCACGTCCGGGAGGTGGCCGTGCACCTGCTCGCGGTCGCCGCCCCGCTCGACGACTGGGCCGTCGAGGTCCTGCGGGCCGCCGCCCACCAGGCGACCACGGCGCACCGCCCGGACTCCGCCGACGACCACGACGGCGACCCGGCCGCGGTCCGCTACCTGCGCCGTGCGCTGCTCGACAGCGACGTCACCGGCCACGAGCGCGGTGTCCTGCTGGTCGAGCTGGCCGCGGCGGAGCGGTTCACCGAGCCCGGCACGGCGGTCCGGCACGTGTCGCAGGCGCTGCCGCTGCTGGCGTCGGCGCGGGACCGGGCGACCGCCCTCACCCTGATCGACCCGTCGACGGTCCGGGACGCCACGGACCCGGTCCGCGACGCCGTCCGCGCCGCCGACCGCGACGACCGCGACGTCGGCGGGACCGGTCCCGCCGGCGACGACGGGCGCGCGGTGACGGTGCGGATCCGCGCCCGCGCCCGGCGGCTGGACGAGCAGCGCCCCGAGGGACTGGCCCGCTCGTGCGCGCTGCTCCGCGAGGTGATCGACGCGCCGGACGAGCTCCTGAGCACCTCGGCCGGCCGCGAGCTGGTCGGCGTGCTGCTGCACGCCGCGGCGCTGTCCGGGCGGGTCCCGGCGGCCGACGTCGCCCACCTCGGCGAGCGCCTGCTGCGGATCACCCCGGCCCGCGAGGTCCGGCCACCGCACGGGGTACCGCCCGGCGACGGCCCGCGCGGCCTGCTGGTGCTCGCGCTGGTCGCCGCGGACCGGCCGCGGTCGCTGGGGACCTGGCTCGTGCCCGACCCGGCGTCGCCCGCGGCGGCCACGGCCGACGAGCTCGCGCTGGTGCTCCTCGCGCACGGGCGCCCCGCGGAGGCCGCCGCACTGCCCGGCGGCGTCCTGCGCGAGCGGGTGCCGCCCGCGTCGGCGGCGTTCCACGCCGCGCTGATCGCCGCGGCGATCGAGGCCCGGGTGCCTGCCCTCGGCCCGGAGCCCGCCGGGCGGCCGCCCGGCGGGGGCCTCGTCGCGCACGCCACCCACCAGCTCGTGCGCGCGGCGGGCGCGCTGCTGGGCGAGCAGCGGGACCTGGCGCTGGAGTGCTTCCTCGACTGCGGCCGCCACCTGGAGCACCTCGGCTGGTCCAACCCGGCGCTGTTCCCGTGGCGGAGCTGGGCGGCGCGGCTGCTGCGGCGGCGCGGCGAGACGACGGCGGCACTCGACTGGGCCGACGAGGAGCTCGCGCTGGCCCGGGCCTGGGGAGCGCCGGCCGCGCTCGGGCGTGCCCTGCGGGTACGGGGCTCGCTCGTCGGCGGGTCCGCGGGCGAGGCGCAGCTGCGCGAGGCCGTCGCCGTGCTCGGGGACTCCGCCGACACGGCCGGCCTGGGGCGCGCCGAGATCGCACTGGGGCGGCACCTCGCCGCGGCGGGGGACCCGGCGGGGGAGGACCTGCTGCGCCGGGGCCGCCGTCGCGTCGACGAGGCCGGGACCGGCGACGCCGGTGCGGCGGGGTCGGCGCAGGCCGTGGCACCGGCCGTCGAGATGCCGGTACGGACCGACGGCGCCGACGGCCCGACCGGCTCCGACGGCTCCGACGGCTCGGCCGCGGCGGCGTCCGCGGGCCCTGCCGACGTCCTCACCGATGCGGAGCGGCAGGTCGTGGACCGGGTGGTCGGCGGGGCCACCAACCAGATGATCGCCGAGGAGCTGGGCGTCAGCCGCCGGGCCGTGGAGAAGCGGTTGACGAGCGCCTACCGCAAGCTCGGGGTGAGCGGCCGCACCGCGCTGCCCGGCGCGGGCTGA
- a CDS encoding acyl-CoA carboxylase epsilon subunit — protein MSAATDAAPRIRITAGHPDPAEVAAVTMALLALAGRADGAPEAPRRRPTTWAGPGGYQSPASWAGSTAGRAGAAR, from the coding sequence GTGAGCGCCGCGACGGACGCCGCCCCGCGGATCAGGATCACCGCCGGTCACCCGGACCCGGCCGAGGTCGCGGCGGTGACAATGGCGCTGCTGGCCCTGGCCGGCCGTGCGGACGGCGCCCCGGAGGCGCCCCGGCGCCGTCCCACGACCTGGGCCGGGCCCGGCGGCTACCAGTCCCCGGCGAGCTGGGCCGGGTCCACCGCGGGCCGGGCCGGGGCCGCCCGCTGA
- a CDS encoding acyl-CoA carboxylase subunit beta — MTATDDIQTTTADLRSRVAELHAAREQARSGPSARATEQQHARGKLTVHERLAMLLDEGSFREIEQFRRHRATGFGLEDRRPHTDGVVTGWGTIDGRTVFVYAHDFRIFGGSLGEAHATKIHKVMDLAESAGAPLISLSDGAGARIQEGVTALAGYGGIFRRNVRASGVVPQISVMLGPCAGGATYSPALTDYVFMVRDIAQMYITGPDVVSAVTGEDITHEELGGAEVHSTESGASAFVYDDEESCFADVRHLVSLLPSNNREQPPVAPAADPPDRATPSLLDIVPADTTRAYDMRDVVAEVVDDGDLFEVHAGWATNIVCGLARLDGHTVGIVANQPASLAGVLDIHASEKAARFVSTCDSFSIPLVTLVDVPGFLPGGDQEHGGIIRHGAKLLYAYCAATVPRVQLILRKAYGGAYIVMDSRSIGADLSLAWPTNEIAVMGAEAAANVVFRREIAAAPDPEIARAQRIKQYRNDLMHPYYAAEAGLVDDVIDPADTRSALVDALAMLRAKRTDLPVRKHGNPPT, encoded by the coding sequence ATGACCGCCACCGACGACATCCAGACCACCACGGCCGACCTGCGGTCGCGGGTGGCCGAGTTGCACGCGGCCCGCGAGCAGGCCCGGTCCGGCCCGTCCGCCAGGGCGACCGAACAGCAGCACGCCCGCGGCAAGCTCACGGTGCACGAGCGCCTGGCGATGCTGCTCGACGAGGGCAGCTTCCGCGAGATCGAGCAGTTCCGCAGGCACCGCGCCACCGGGTTCGGGCTCGAGGACCGGCGACCGCACACCGACGGCGTCGTCACCGGCTGGGGCACGATCGACGGCCGCACCGTGTTCGTCTACGCCCACGACTTCCGGATCTTCGGCGGCTCGCTCGGCGAGGCGCACGCGACCAAGATCCACAAGGTGATGGACCTGGCCGAGTCGGCCGGTGCCCCGCTGATCAGCCTGAGCGACGGTGCGGGCGCCCGGATCCAGGAGGGCGTCACCGCACTGGCCGGCTACGGCGGGATCTTCCGGCGCAACGTCCGGGCCTCGGGCGTCGTCCCGCAGATCAGCGTGATGCTCGGCCCGTGCGCCGGGGGTGCGACCTACTCCCCCGCCCTGACCGACTACGTGTTCATGGTCCGCGACATCGCCCAGATGTACATCACCGGACCGGACGTGGTGTCGGCCGTGACCGGCGAGGACATCACCCACGAGGAGCTCGGCGGCGCGGAGGTGCACAGCACCGAGTCCGGGGCCAGCGCCTTCGTGTACGACGACGAGGAGTCCTGCTTCGCCGACGTCCGGCACCTCGTGTCGCTGCTGCCGTCGAACAACCGCGAGCAGCCCCCGGTCGCGCCCGCGGCGGACCCGCCGGACCGCGCCACCCCGTCGCTGCTCGACATCGTCCCCGCCGACACCACCCGCGCGTACGACATGCGCGACGTCGTCGCCGAGGTGGTCGACGACGGCGACCTGTTCGAGGTGCACGCCGGGTGGGCGACCAACATCGTGTGCGGGCTCGCCCGGCTCGACGGGCACACCGTCGGGATCGTCGCGAACCAGCCGGCGTCGCTGGCCGGGGTGCTCGACATCCACGCCTCGGAGAAGGCGGCCCGGTTCGTCTCCACCTGCGACTCCTTCAGCATCCCGCTGGTGACGCTCGTCGACGTCCCGGGCTTCCTGCCCGGCGGCGACCAGGAGCACGGCGGCATCATCCGGCACGGCGCCAAGCTGCTCTACGCCTACTGCGCCGCCACCGTCCCGCGGGTGCAGCTCATCCTGCGCAAGGCCTACGGCGGCGCGTACATCGTGATGGACTCCCGCTCGATCGGCGCGGACCTGTCCCTGGCCTGGCCGACCAACGAGATCGCGGTCATGGGCGCCGAGGCCGCGGCCAACGTGGTGTTCCGGCGCGAGATCGCGGCCGCACCCGACCCCGAGATCGCCCGCGCCCAGCGGATCAAGCAGTACCGCAACGACCTCATGCACCCGTACTACGCGGCCGAGGCCGGACTCGTCGACGACGTCATCGACCCGGCCGACACCCGTTCGGCCCTGGTCGACGCGCTCGCGATGCTGCGGGCCAAGCGCACGGACCTGCCGGTCCGCAAGCACGGGAACCCGCCGACGTGA